TTATTGCCGTATTATTGAACTTCGGGAATTAGGCAACTATCATCTCCGTAGCTTCTAGCTTTGCTTATCTACGTTGAGGGAGGATTCGATGACAGGTCAAAGGTTCATTGTTTGTTTGTTGGCTATGGTCGCTTTCATAGCGGCGTTTCCGGGCATCTTGCACGCTTTTGTTCAGCCGCAAAATGAGTCGGCAGTTCCAGAAGTGCCATTGGCACAGCACCAAGCAGGAGCGCCAACTCAGGCGCAGCTAGACTATCTCGATTCGCTGACTGCCCAGCGGCCAGTCGCTGTGCAATTCAGCGAGAAGACGGGCAGCCCTCGTTCCGTCTCAGGACGGCTTTACTGGGCCAAACGTGCGGACGAGTCGCTCGTGGCGAGGGAGGCTATCGACCGTTTTGGGCAGCTTTATTCAATCCGTCCTAGCGAGGATGCCCTGACCCTTGTCAAGACGTCGCGGTCCTACAGCTACTCTCACTACAGGTTTGAGCAGGAATACGAGGGCATCCCAGTCTGGCGGGCAGGTCTTTCCGTTCACATCGATGGCGCTGGCGTGGTACGCAGGCTCAACGGCGAGTTCTACCGTGGGATACACTGCGCAACGGAGCCTTTACTTACGGCCCAGGACGCGGAGGATGTTGCTCTTTCGTTTCTCTCGCCGAGCGAGGAGACCGACCTCTCGCAGCAGGCCAGGCTGGTCATCGCGCCGACGGAGCGCTTTCGTCTTGCCTATCAGGTGAAGGTGTTCTGTCGGAAGCCGCTGGGCCTTTTCGTCCTGCTGGTCGATGCGCAGAACGGAGACCTTCTATACCTTAAGAACGAGCTTCTTTTCAGCCGGGTCACCGGAAACGTCTATGACGTCAACCCGGGCGAGACGCCGCAAGCAGAGATGCCGATTCGGGACATGAAGGCCACCGCCGGCGTTAACGTCTATTACACCGATGCGGAGGGGTATTACGATGCGGAGGGCGAGGTCTCTGCCCATATAGAAGGGCCCTACTGCAAAGCGCTCAACGATGACTTCAGTCGGGCATCTTGGGATGGCGACGCTACCTTCGTGTGGGACTACGCTCCGACGAGCACGCACTTTGACGAGGTCTGTGCCTTCTATCACGTCAACCTGATACACGCTTGGCTCAAGGACCACCTCGAGTTCGACGGGATGGACTTACCGATAAGCGTAACCGTCCACTACAGTGAGGACATGAACAACGCGTTCTACAGCCCCACCTACAACAGTATCTCCTTGGGCGACGGCACGCTGCGAGACCCCGCCCACGATGCTGACATAGTGATGCACGAATATGGGCACGCAGTCGTTCACAACACTGCCTCGAGGGATTTCTCCGCTCAGTCGCTCGATGAGGGCTATGCGGACTATTTCACGTGCAGTCTGCACGATGACCCGCTGGTCGGCGAGTGGTGGATGCCCCCTTATCTTCGGAACCTGGATAACGACATGGTCTATCCATTCGACCTAGTCGGCGAGGGGCATCACGACGGCCAGATATGGTCTGGTGCGCTGTGGGACATCCGCAAGAAGTATGGGGCGGATGTGGCAGACAGGATCGCCCTGGGAACGCTCTACTATTATGGCAGCGAGACTCCATCTTTTCTGGACGCAAGAGACGCGGCACTCGACGCGGATGAGGAGTGCTTCGGTTCGGAGCACCGAAATAGCATCGTCGAGATTTTCTCCAAGAGAGGCATCTCAGACGTTTCCATCGCCAGCTGGTCAATCAGCGAGGTTGAGGGCAACGGCGACGGCGTAGCTGACCCGGGCGAGACGCTCGACCTCAGCGTGCAGGTGAGGAATCTGACTGGTAGTATGGTCTCCTCGTCGTTCATCGCGCTTCAGTCCGACTCGCCGTTTATCGAGGTAACTGATGGCCTCACGCAGCTTCCGATAGTTCAGGGGCATGAGAAAGTTCAGTGCGCCTCGCCTTTCCGCTTCAAGATCGCGACTGGCTGCCCGGCGGACGGCGTTTTGGAGTTCGGGGTGAAGATAGGATTTGATGTGGATGCTCTTATCTTCGCAGGCGCGATTAGGATGACGCTCGGGCGCAGTCCGGAGGTTGCGTTTCTGGAGCATCGGATATACGATTTTGTTGGGAACGGGGACCAGGAAGCCAACCCGGGCGAGCTGATCGTCATTTTGCCAACGCTATCCAATACCGGCAATGCTACCGCGTCAAACGTTCGAATAAGGACATTCGTGAGGAGTCCATACGTGAACGCCAGGGGCGGCTATCAAGGGCAGATCTCCACCAACACCGCATCGTACGGCGACATTGAGCCAGGTCAGACGATAGAGGCTTCTGAGAGTCAGAATAACATCATCGAGATACTGGAATCTGACACTCCGGACGGCTACGAATACGATGTGGATTACGACCTCTTGGAGCAGGGCGGCCGGAGATGGACTGGCAGCTTCCCCGTAACCGTTACCGGCAATGACCAGACGCCGCCCTGGGTCGCGTACTCCGAAGGGTCGCCAACTCAAGTCAATCAGGGGAGCTCGTTCTACGTCGTGGCGCTCGTGATCGAGCCGGGAAGGATCGCATCGATCGGCGGCGAGCTGCACAACAGGGCCGGCGATGGGCTGGGCAAGGTCCTGTTTACGCGCTACACGCAAGACCTGTACGTAGGCTTTGGGGCGATGCCGGCGAACGAGGATGTCTTCCTTGACATCACGGCCGAAGACGCCAACGGCAACGAGGGGACCAAGAGAAACGCCTGCGCGTTTGGCCCGACGACGTTCACGCAAGAGTCTAACGTCCTCTTCGTTGCGGACGACTTCGCTGACGCCGAGGGCATGAGGCACAAAACCCTCGAGGCGCTTGCACAAAAGGGCCTTTCGGCTGACGTGTGGGAGACCGAGATCAGGCAGCTTCCCGGCAAGTCAACGCTCAGCAAGTACGCCGGTGGCCTGGTTATTTTCGATGCTAAGTACAACCCATACTACATGTCCCACTATCCGTATTTGGCATATAGACCTGTCGCGGTGGCAGATGCGATGCAGCTCGGCGCGAACGTTCTCTTAACGGGCCAGTTGGTCGGGTCATACTACAACATGTATAATGAGGGCGGGACATTCTTCGAGGACACCTTCCACTGCGAGGTCGGCGGCACTAGATCGGGGGATGAGAGCCTTGCCATCGTTGGCAAGTCGGGGGACGTCATAGGCGATGCGCTCAGTGTTGGTCTGTCGGGCACCGAGGAGTTTCCCGCCACGCCTGACTACCTCACGCCGCTTGAAGGCTGCGATACGTTTCTGCATTTTGCTGATGACGAGAGTCAGAAGATGGGAGTCCGCGCTGAGAACCTGAACGCACGCGGAGTCTATCTTACGTTTGAGATCGGTGACGTCGATGACGCCGAACAGGGAGAGATGCTCTTTTCAAGGGCGGTTGACTGGCTCATGGGCTCAGCCGAGACACCGTCCGGAGTGCCGGTCTTTGCGGCCGGCTTTGTCAATACCGACCTGAACGCGGCTGGCGGGGAGTTCGAGATGCAGGCCTACGCTAACCCAGCGTTCCCCATAGAGAGCCTCGACCTCTATATTGGGGGCAGCCCACTAGGTATTTCGCTCGACGAGACGCTTCCCTATTTCTACACTCTTGATATGCACGTCGGGTCGCTCGTGCCGGGCTACTACACGCTTGAGCTTGTCGCCTCGCTCAGAAACGGGAGGCAGATCGTGGTCTGGCCATACCTGCCGGTAGGCGACTACGACGACTGGCAGGTTGATCAGCGGGCGGCGTTCACGGGCGGCGCTGGGCCGAAAAACCCCGACGCGCCAAGAGTGCTGCTGGCTGGGTTCTTCTCGTCCGAGCTCACGCCAGAATCGGGCGGCACGCTCAATCCGGTCGCTATGGTCGATGACCCAGATGGTCTCTCTGACATCGCATCAGTAGTTCTGTCGTTCGAGAACCATCCGGGCGTGGCTAAAGAGATCGAGCTTTTGGACGACGGACTAAGCGGGGATTTCGCGGCCGGAGACGGTATATATGGCATGATCATGACCAAGCCATACGAGCTCCCACGCGGGCTTCACCTGCTCCACATCACCGCCCGAGACGCAGACGGGAACACTGGCGAGTGGCCAGAACTGGTTGTGAACCAATAGACCAATGCAGAATATCGACGTCATCAGAGCGACTTCTCTGTTCGAGGGAGTTGGCGAGGAGGCCCTGGCGGTCTTCGCCAAGAACGCCATCGCCAGCTCCTACGGGGCCAAGTCCGTCATAGCCGCCGAAGGCAGCCTGGGCGATTGTCTGTTCATAATCAAGTCAGGCTCGGTTGATGTAATACTGAACCGCGATACAAAAGGTGCAGTTAAGATAGCAGAGCTTGCGGCCGGCGATTTTGCGGGCGAGATGTCTCTGATCGACAGCCAGCCCAGGTCTGCGTCTCTCATTGCGAGACAAGACACAAAGGTGCTGATTATCACGAGGGCGGCATTGCTCGATCTGCACTCGAAGGACTTCGATGCGTTTATGAGGATCATCGTGAACATCACTCGAAGAATCGGCAATCGGCTTCGTGAGACCGACAAAGTCCTGGCCAACATCGCCAGATGACGGCAGCTTTGTGCAGATATGAGCTCCGTGCTGGCCCGGCGGGGTCATCCTTATGAAGAGAAGACTGCGTGAAATCGTCCGGCGCTTCAAAGCCGCGACAGTTCTCGTAGTTGGCGATGTGATCGCAGACGTTTACGTGCTCGGCAACACGTCGCGAATCTCTCGCGAGGCGCCCGTGCTAATACTGGAGTTCGACTCGGAGCAGGTCTTTCTTGGAGGAGCTGGCAATGCTGCAAACAACGTTCGCGCCTGCGGAGCAAGGACGTTTCTGGCCGGCGTTTTAGGCACGGACGCCCACGGCGACGCCGTCTGGGCAGAGGCGCAGAGGCGAGGCATCGAGAGCGACGCTCTCTTGCGCCTCGAGGCCGTGAACACGTCGATCAAGACGAGGATACTCGCCGGGGGTCGGCACAGGGCGCGCCAGCAGATCGTCAGGATGGACAGATGCGCTGCGCCAAAGCTTGATGATGAGGCCCGCTCAAACCTACTTGCTCGAACCCAGAAGGCAGCTCAGGCTGCCGACGGCATCATCATCTCAGATTACGGCCACGGACTCGTCTCAGACGAGCTTTACCAGGCTGTTCGAGGCATCGCCGGGGAGCGGGACGTCCCGATCACGGTCGATACGCGATACGGCCTGCTGCGCTACTCAAGCGTAACCGCCCAAACACCGAACGAGACCGAGATCGAGGAGGTTCTTAAAGTCCCGCTTCAGACGGACGACGTCAGGCTTGCTCAGACCGCCGAGATGCTCCGTAAAAAACTCTCGCTCGAGGCGATTCTTGTTACACGCGGGAGCAAGGGGATGATGCTGCTGGACGAGAATGGCAGCGAGTCGATACCGATCTTCGGCGCCGATGAGGTCGCTGACGTGACCGGCGCGGGAGATACTGTCGTGGCCGTTTTCACAACGGCGCTTGCAGCTGGCGCGACGTTCAGCGAGGCAGCCCACCTCGCCAACATCGCCGGCGGGCTAGTCGTGATGAAGAGGGGGACGGCGACTGTCTCGGCGGAGGAGCTCCTTGCGGCGCTCGAGTCCTTCTCCTGAAAGCCTCCGCGAGGTCTGGCCTGGCTGGTTTTGTGTGTAGGCAAAACCTTGCAGAGTCGTTTCCGTTGGGTTAATAAACGGGCATATCTCCTTGCCTCGGTCTTAGCTGAGGCGATTTGGACAAGAGGTAACGTTATCGGAGAGAAGGTCTTTTATGAGAGTAACGGCCGCGTCGAGGGAAGGCGAGCAGCAGACGCTTGATGTCGAGCTCAGCCCGAAGGAGGTGGACGAGGAGTTCGGTAGAGCCTATAACCGCTACCGCAAGTCGGTAATCGCCCCTGGTTTCAGGCCCGGCAAGGCACTGAACAGCGCTGTTCAGCGCAAGTTCGGCAGCAAGGTCAAACAGGAGGTTCGCGAGTCGCTTTTGAAGGCGTATTCAATGCTGGCAACGCAGGAGCAGAATATCCCCCTGATAGACTCTCCCAAGGTAGAGTCGCTCGTGCCACTTGAGGAGAGCAAACCGTTTGCGTTCAGGCTGAATGTCCGCGCGAACTTCGTGCCCGAGGTACGTGGATATGATCGAATACATGTGAGGATTGCGCCTGCCAAACAGGTTACACCTGAACAGGTTGATGAGATGATAGAGCGGCTCCGGGAGAGTTTTGCGGTGCTTAGGCCGGTCGAGGGTCCCGACGTTGAGGTCAAAGTTGGGAACAGGATTACGGTGGATGCAGCGTTTTTAGGCCGCGAGAATGACGAGGTCATCGTCTCCGCACCGGGCGAGAGTGTGGAGGTTCTGTCTGCCGAGACAAGATTATATGGGCAGCACCTTGTCGGCAGGAGGTCTGAGGAGGAGGCAGTCGGCGACTACACAGTGCCGGACGATTTCCCCGACGAGGCCCTGCGCGGGAGGCAAGTTCGGGCGAGCGTCAAGGTCAAGGAGATTAAGAAGCTGAACCTGCCTCCGCTGGACGATTCTTTTGCCGAGATGGTTGGCGAGACCCAGACGCTCGAGGAACTGCGTAACCTGCTCGAGCATGGAGTTCAGGACAAATACGACCGTGAACATCAGCAGATGAAGGAGCAAGCGATGTTGGACAGGCTCCTTGAGTGCAATCCGCTCGAGGTTCATCCCAAGGTTCTTAAAAGCCGCACTGTTCGAATGATGATCGGGATGGTTGAAGAGGGGCTTTTGAACAAGGAGCACTCAGAGGATGAGTTCGAGGCGATAGCGCGCAAGCTCGAGCCAGTGGTCCTCGACACACTCAAACGCGAGCTGCTTGTTTCTCAGGTGGCTCTGCAAGAGGGTATCGATGCGACGCAGGATGAGATCGATGGTGTCGTCAAGCACAGCGGGCTGCGGCCCAGGGCTGAGCGCAACGCGAAGGACTACCTGATCGAGCGATTCAGGATAACGCTTATGGCGCGAGCAAAGGTGATCGACGTCAAAACAATAGAGTTTCTTCTGACGCGTCTTGAGTGTGAGCTGATCACCGATACTGCGGGTGAGCAGGCAAGATGCGACGAGACAGAAGGACCGCAACAGGCTCAATAGGGAGGAACAAAAATGGCACTTGTGCCGATGGTAGTTGAGGAGACTGGTAGGGGCGAACGGGCTTACGACATCTATTCTCGTCTTTTGAAGGACTGGATAATATTTCTGCACGGGCCGATCCACGACGAGCTGGCAAGCCTCATCGTTGCACAGCTGTTGTTCCTTGAGGCGGAAGACCCTGAGAAGGACATCAGCCTCTATATCAATAGCCCCGGCGGAAGCATCACGGCGGGCCTGGCGATATATGACACGATTCAGTACGTCAAGGCCGACGTCAGCACGATCTGCTTCGGACTGGCTGGAAGCATGGCGGCCTTGCTGCTTGCCGCCGGAGCCCCCAGCAAACGCTATTCGCTGCCGCACGGGACTATCATGCTGCACGAGCCGGCCGGCGGCTACGAGGGCAAGTTCACGGACTTGGACATCTATCGCAATGAGATGTCGAGAAAACGAGAGATAATGTATGAAATGCTGGTCAAGCACACAGGCCAACCACTGCGCAAGATAAAGCAAGACACCTCGAGAGACTTCTTCATGTCCGCATCCGAGGCGAAGAAGTATGGAATAATCGATGGGACATTCGATAGTAGGAAATGATAGCCGGCTGTCTCGTAAGGGTTAGAAAGATACAATGCCGACGATTAGCCACTTTTATGGCATAGTGATTCAGATGTTCTGGCGGGACCATGGTCCAGCCCATTTCCACGCGCTTTACGGAGGATACGAGGCGACTGTGGACATACGCGAGCTGCGTGTGCTGCGAGGAT
The genomic region above belongs to bacterium and contains:
- the tig gene encoding trigger factor — its product is MRVTAASREGEQQTLDVELSPKEVDEEFGRAYNRYRKSVIAPGFRPGKALNSAVQRKFGSKVKQEVRESLLKAYSMLATQEQNIPLIDSPKVESLVPLEESKPFAFRLNVRANFVPEVRGYDRIHVRIAPAKQVTPEQVDEMIERLRESFAVLRPVEGPDVEVKVGNRITVDAAFLGRENDEVIVSAPGESVEVLSAETRLYGQHLVGRRSEEEAVGDYTVPDDFPDEALRGRQVRASVKVKEIKKLNLPPLDDSFAEMVGETQTLEELRNLLEHGVQDKYDREHQQMKEQAMLDRLLECNPLEVHPKVLKSRTVRMMIGMVEEGLLNKEHSEDEFEAIARKLEPVVLDTLKRELLVSQVALQEGIDATQDEIDGVVKHSGLRPRAERNAKDYLIERFRITLMARAKVIDVKTIEFLLTRLECELITDTAGEQARCDETEGPQQAQ
- a CDS encoding ATP-dependent Clp protease proteolytic subunit — protein: MALVPMVVEETGRGERAYDIYSRLLKDWIIFLHGPIHDELASLIVAQLLFLEAEDPEKDISLYINSPGGSITAGLAIYDTIQYVKADVSTICFGLAGSMAALLLAAGAPSKRYSLPHGTIMLHEPAGGYEGKFTDLDIYRNEMSRKREIMYEMLVKHTGQPLRKIKQDTSRDFFMSASEAKKYGIIDGTFDSRK
- a CDS encoding DUF4160 domain-containing protein, encoding MPTISHFYGIVIQMFWRDHGPAHFHALYGGYEATVDIRELRVLRGSLPRRALTLVLEWASEHRDELMEDWKLCDQLRTPKPIEPLR
- a CDS encoding cyclic nucleotide-binding domain-containing protein, encoding MQNIDVIRATSLFEGVGEEALAVFAKNAIASSYGAKSVIAAEGSLGDCLFIIKSGSVDVILNRDTKGAVKIAELAAGDFAGEMSLIDSQPRSASLIARQDTKVLIITRAALLDLHSKDFDAFMRIIVNITRRIGNRLRETDKVLANIAR
- a CDS encoding M36 family metallopeptidase encodes the protein MTGQRFIVCLLAMVAFIAAFPGILHAFVQPQNESAVPEVPLAQHQAGAPTQAQLDYLDSLTAQRPVAVQFSEKTGSPRSVSGRLYWAKRADESLVAREAIDRFGQLYSIRPSEDALTLVKTSRSYSYSHYRFEQEYEGIPVWRAGLSVHIDGAGVVRRLNGEFYRGIHCATEPLLTAQDAEDVALSFLSPSEETDLSQQARLVIAPTERFRLAYQVKVFCRKPLGLFVLLVDAQNGDLLYLKNELLFSRVTGNVYDVNPGETPQAEMPIRDMKATAGVNVYYTDAEGYYDAEGEVSAHIEGPYCKALNDDFSRASWDGDATFVWDYAPTSTHFDEVCAFYHVNLIHAWLKDHLEFDGMDLPISVTVHYSEDMNNAFYSPTYNSISLGDGTLRDPAHDADIVMHEYGHAVVHNTASRDFSAQSLDEGYADYFTCSLHDDPLVGEWWMPPYLRNLDNDMVYPFDLVGEGHHDGQIWSGALWDIRKKYGADVADRIALGTLYYYGSETPSFLDARDAALDADEECFGSEHRNSIVEIFSKRGISDVSIASWSISEVEGNGDGVADPGETLDLSVQVRNLTGSMVSSSFIALQSDSPFIEVTDGLTQLPIVQGHEKVQCASPFRFKIATGCPADGVLEFGVKIGFDVDALIFAGAIRMTLGRSPEVAFLEHRIYDFVGNGDQEANPGELIVILPTLSNTGNATASNVRIRTFVRSPYVNARGGYQGQISTNTASYGDIEPGQTIEASESQNNIIEILESDTPDGYEYDVDYDLLEQGGRRWTGSFPVTVTGNDQTPPWVAYSEGSPTQVNQGSSFYVVALVIEPGRIASIGGELHNRAGDGLGKVLFTRYTQDLYVGFGAMPANEDVFLDITAEDANGNEGTKRNACAFGPTTFTQESNVLFVADDFADAEGMRHKTLEALAQKGLSADVWETEIRQLPGKSTLSKYAGGLVIFDAKYNPYYMSHYPYLAYRPVAVADAMQLGANVLLTGQLVGSYYNMYNEGGTFFEDTFHCEVGGTRSGDESLAIVGKSGDVIGDALSVGLSGTEEFPATPDYLTPLEGCDTFLHFADDESQKMGVRAENLNARGVYLTFEIGDVDDAEQGEMLFSRAVDWLMGSAETPSGVPVFAAGFVNTDLNAAGGEFEMQAYANPAFPIESLDLYIGGSPLGISLDETLPYFYTLDMHVGSLVPGYYTLELVASLRNGRQIVVWPYLPVGDYDDWQVDQRAAFTGGAGPKNPDAPRVLLAGFFSSELTPESGGTLNPVAMVDDPDGLSDIASVVLSFENHPGVAKEIELLDDGLSGDFAAGDGIYGMIMTKPYELPRGLHLLHITARDADGNTGEWPELVVNQ
- a CDS encoding PfkB family carbohydrate kinase, producing MKRRLREIVRRFKAATVLVVGDVIADVYVLGNTSRISREAPVLILEFDSEQVFLGGAGNAANNVRACGARTFLAGVLGTDAHGDAVWAEAQRRGIESDALLRLEAVNTSIKTRILAGGRHRARQQIVRMDRCAAPKLDDEARSNLLARTQKAAQAADGIIISDYGHGLVSDELYQAVRGIAGERDVPITVDTRYGLLRYSSVTAQTPNETEIEEVLKVPLQTDDVRLAQTAEMLRKKLSLEAILVTRGSKGMMLLDENGSESIPIFGADEVADVTGAGDTVVAVFTTALAAGATFSEAAHLANIAGGLVVMKRGTATVSAEELLAALESFS